From Pseudodesulfovibrio sp. S3, one genomic window encodes:
- a CDS encoding ABC transporter ATP-binding protein: protein MNTPLLEVENLFVKYGNIEALHGISFTVNEGEIVTLIGANGAGKSTTLMAVAQLPPPEAPKIVKGDIKFRGKSIMGMAPDKIVGDLHLALVPEGRHIFGNLTVEENLKLATYSRKDGQADIDRDYKRVYTLFPRLDERKKQRSESLSGGEQQMLAVGRALMSGCRFIMLDEPSMGLAPLLMYDMFRTLRELNEEGMTILLIEQNANLALKFAHRGYVIDTGEIVAQGPCAHLREDPEVKKAYLGG from the coding sequence ATGAATACTCCCCTTCTCGAAGTCGAAAACCTGTTTGTCAAATACGGCAACATCGAGGCCCTGCACGGCATCTCGTTCACGGTCAACGAAGGCGAAATCGTCACTCTTATCGGCGCCAACGGCGCAGGCAAGTCCACGACCCTCATGGCCGTGGCCCAACTGCCGCCGCCCGAGGCGCCCAAGATCGTCAAGGGTGACATCAAGTTTCGCGGCAAGTCCATCATGGGCATGGCCCCGGACAAGATCGTGGGCGATCTTCACCTGGCCCTGGTCCCCGAAGGCCGTCACATCTTCGGCAACCTGACCGTGGAAGAAAACCTCAAACTGGCCACCTATTCCCGAAAGGACGGCCAGGCTGACATCGACCGCGACTACAAGCGCGTATACACGCTCTTTCCCCGACTGGACGAACGCAAGAAACAGCGTTCCGAATCCCTGTCCGGCGGCGAGCAGCAGATGCTGGCCGTGGGCCGCGCGCTCATGTCCGGCTGCCGCTTCATCATGCTCGACGAGCCGTCCATGGGTCTGGCCCCGCTGCTCATGTACGACATGTTCCGCACCCTGAGGGAACTCAACGAGGAAGGCATGACCATCCTGCTCATCGAACAGAACGCCAATCTGGCACTCAAATTCGCCCACCGCGGCTATGTCATCGACACCGGTGAAATCGTGGCCCAGGGCCCCTGCGCACACTTGCGGGAAGATCCGGAAGTTAAAAAGGCGTATCTCGGCGGCTAG
- a CDS encoding ABC transporter ATP-binding protein, producing the protein MSLLKIDSLTQRFGGLQAVSEFSVDMKGGELMGLIGPNGAGKTTIFNLISGFYQPTEGTILMDGKPTAGLKPHQVTSMGIARTFQNIRLWHDMTVLDNIRIAQHYRLGYSVLDSILRGKKYRQREARILEIAEELLEAMSLTEVANEFPKNLSYGLQRRVEIARAMSIRPKLLLLDEPAAGLNSSDVEGLIKLIRWIHDNFDITIFMIEHQMKVVTSLCQWIKVIDFGATIAEGTSEDIQNNPAVIKAYLGDDNI; encoded by the coding sequence ATGTCACTGCTTAAAATAGACAGCCTCACCCAGCGCTTCGGAGGCCTCCAGGCCGTATCCGAATTCTCCGTGGACATGAAGGGCGGCGAGTTGATGGGACTGATCGGCCCCAACGGAGCGGGCAAGACCACCATCTTCAACCTCATCTCCGGCTTCTATCAGCCCACCGAAGGGACCATCCTCATGGACGGCAAACCGACCGCAGGGCTCAAGCCGCATCAGGTCACCTCCATGGGTATTGCGCGGACATTCCAGAACATCCGACTCTGGCACGACATGACCGTGCTGGACAACATACGCATTGCCCAGCACTACCGTCTGGGGTACTCGGTTCTGGATTCCATCCTCCGCGGCAAGAAATACCGCCAGCGCGAGGCGCGCATTCTGGAAATCGCCGAAGAGTTGCTCGAAGCCATGTCCCTGACCGAAGTGGCCAACGAGTTCCCCAAGAACCTGTCCTACGGACTGCAACGCCGTGTCGAGATCGCCAGGGCCATGTCCATCCGGCCCAAGCTCCTCCTGCTGGACGAACCTGCCGCCGGTTTGAACTCGTCGGACGTGGAAGGATTGATCAAGCTCATACGCTGGATACACGACAATTTCGACATCACCATCTTCATGATCGAGCACCAGATGAAGGTCGTCACCTCGCTGTGCCAGTGGATCAAGGTCATCGATTTCGGTGCCACCATCGCGGAGGGCACCTCCGAGGACATCCAGAACAACCCGGCCGTCATCAAGGCCTATCTTGGAGACGACAACATATGA
- a CDS encoding peptidylprolyl isomerase yields MIKMETSMGDIVIELDFENAPKTAENFQQYVEEGFYDGLIFHRVISNFMVQGGGMDKDMKEKATREPIKNEANNGLKNDCYTLAMARTMDPHSASSQFFINVKDNGFLNFSSETPQGWGYAVFGKVVEGKDVVDQIKGVDTGRHGFHDDVPVEPVFINKATVVE; encoded by the coding sequence ATGATCAAAATGGAAACCAGCATGGGCGATATCGTCATCGAACTCGATTTTGAGAACGCCCCCAAGACCGCAGAAAATTTTCAGCAATATGTTGAGGAAGGCTTCTACGACGGCCTCATCTTTCATCGCGTCATTTCCAATTTCATGGTCCAGGGCGGCGGCATGGACAAGGACATGAAGGAAAAGGCGACCCGTGAGCCCATCAAGAACGAAGCCAACAACGGCCTGAAGAATGACTGCTACACCCTGGCCATGGCCCGCACCATGGACCCGCATTCCGCTTCTTCCCAGTTCTTCATCAACGTAAAGGACAACGGTTTTCTCAACTTCTCTTCCGAAACTCCCCAGGGTTGGGGCTACGCCGTGTTCGGCAAGGTGGTCGAAGGGAAAGACGTGGTAGACCAGATCAAAGGCGTTGACACCGGCCGTCACGGGTTCCACGACGACGTTCCTGTCGAGCCCGTCTTCATCAACAAGGCGACAGTGGTCGAGTAA